The stretch of DNA GATGACCGGCTCGTCGGGCCGGGCCGCCCGCGCGCCCACTGCGAACGGCAGCCCGATCCCGAGCGTTCCGAAGGCCGAGCCGATGTACATCGAGGTTCCCGGACGGTGGGCCCGGAAGAACGCGATGCCCCACAGGGCGCTGTCACCGCCGTCGGACACCGTGGAACAGGCCCCGGTGTCCTCGGCGAACCGGGCGGTCTCCCGCGCCAGCCAGCCGGGGTGCACGCCCCGCGCGGGGCGTTCCGTCTCGCTCTCCCAGGACCGGAGGCTCATGGCCGTGCCCTGCCGGGCCTGCTCGCACCAGCCGTCGAACTGTTCCGCCGGCTTCGGCCATGTCTCGGTGAGGGCCTCCAGGACCGTCCGCACGTCACCGGCCAGCCCGACGTCGGGGAGCCGTTCCCCGCCCAGGTTCTCGGGCCGAACGTCCACCTGGATGACCTTGCCGGCCGGCGGGAACAGCGGCGCGCCGCCCCACAGCAGGTTCGCGTTGAACCGCGACCCCAGGACCAGCACGGCATCCGACGACGCCAGCGCGATGCCCCCGTGCACCAGCCCGCCCGCGCAGCGCGGATGGTCGTCGTCCACCAGGCCTCGGGCCGCGCTCGTGGTGATGACGGGGATCCCGGAGCGCTCGGCGAACTCGCGCAGCGCGTCGCCGGCCCCGGAGAAGAACGCACCCGACCCGGCCAGCACGGCCGGGCGGGCCGCCGTGGCCAGAAGGTCCGCCGCCCGCTCCAGGTCGCCCTGCGCCGCCGAGGGCCTCGCGTGGGGATGTCCCGAGGGCCAGGGCTTCTCCGCGGGCTGCGCGTGCGAGCCGAACACGTCCTGCGGGATCTCCAGGTATGCGACGCCCGGCGCACCCGACCGAGCCTGATGCACGGCCTCCCGGACGTACTGGGGGATCCGCTCGGGGGCCAGGCACTGTTCCCGCCACTTGGTGATGGGGGCCACCAGGGCGAGCTGGTCCACGTCCTGCACCGCCTCCCGTCCCCGCTGGTGCAGCCCGGTCCGACCGGCGATCACCACCACCGGCGCGCCGGCCTTGTTAGCTTCGGCGATGCCGGGGACGGCGTTGGCCAGCCCGGGGCCGGCGGTGACGCTGGCCACGCCGGGGCGCCCGGTGGCGAGGG from Actinomycetota bacterium encodes:
- a CDS encoding thiamine pyrophosphate-binding protein, with translation MTEAEHGGILAARALAAEGIDTMFALPGGHNLPLFEGARVAGIRLIDTRHEENAVMMAEGWALATGRPGVASVTAGPGLANAVPGIAEANKAGAPVVVIAGRTGLHQRGREAVQDVDQLALVAPITKWREQCLAPERIPQYVREAVHQARSGAPGVAYLEIPQDVFGSHAQPAEKPWPSGHPHARPSAAQGDLERAADLLATAARPAVLAGSGAFFSGAGDALREFAERSGIPVITTSAARGLVDDDHPRCAGGLVHGGIALASSDAVLVLGSRFNANLLWGGAPLFPPAGKVIQVDVRPENLGGERLPDVGLAGDVRTVLEALTETWPKPAEQFDGWCEQARQGTAMSLRSWESETERPARGVHPGWLARETARFAEDTGACSTVSDGGDSALWGIAFFRAHRPGTSMYIGSAFGTLGIGLPFAVGARAARPDEPVILFTGDGAFGLSALELDTAARHHLPVICVVVNNGGWGDVRHEQRAFYGHEADVGAILSTMRYDLLAEAVGGHGETVRSPEELRPALERAAEFDGPSVVNVHTDPDVMSDLMKNLGGMGVM